One Mycobacterium marseillense DNA window includes the following coding sequences:
- a CDS encoding glycosyltransferase family 2 protein — MTDVLPVVTVTYSPGPHLERFLASLSLATEREVCVLLADNGSTDGTPQAAVDRYPNVRLFHTGANLGYGTAVNRAVAQLDREDDWVIVANPDVQWGPGSIDALLDAASRWPRAGALGPLVRDPDGSVYPSARHLPSLIRGGMHAVVGPFWKTNPWSAAYRQERLEPSERPVGWLSGSCLLVRRSAFERVGGFDERYFMYMEDVDLGDRLGKAGWLSVYVPSAEVLHHKGHSTGGDPASHLAAHHKSTYMFLADRHAGRLRAPLRWALRASLAVRSRLMVRSAVRASGRARLVEGRH; from the coding sequence GTGACTGACGTTCTGCCGGTCGTGACGGTGACCTACTCGCCGGGCCCGCACCTGGAGCGCTTCCTGGCCTCGCTGTCGCTGGCCACGGAGCGGGAGGTGTGCGTGCTGCTGGCCGACAACGGCTCCACCGACGGCACGCCGCAGGCGGCCGTCGACCGCTATCCCAACGTGCGGCTGTTTCACACCGGGGCCAACCTCGGCTACGGCACCGCGGTGAATCGCGCCGTCGCGCAACTGGACCGCGAGGACGACTGGGTGATCGTGGCCAACCCGGACGTGCAGTGGGGACCGGGCAGCATCGACGCCCTGCTGGACGCCGCGTCGCGCTGGCCGCGCGCCGGTGCCCTGGGCCCGCTGGTCCGCGACCCCGACGGGTCGGTGTATCCGTCGGCGCGGCACCTGCCCAGCCTGATCCGCGGTGGCATGCACGCGGTCGTCGGGCCGTTCTGGAAGACCAACCCGTGGTCGGCGGCGTACCGCCAGGAGCGGCTGGAGCCCAGCGAGCGTCCGGTGGGCTGGCTGTCGGGATCGTGCCTGCTGGTGCGCCGGTCGGCATTCGAGCGGGTCGGCGGATTTGATGAGCGCTACTTCATGTACATGGAGGACGTCGACCTCGGCGACCGCCTCGGCAAGGCCGGCTGGCTTTCCGTCTACGTGCCCTCGGCCGAAGTCCTGCACCACAAGGGCCACTCCACGGGCGGGGACCCGGCCAGCCACCTGGCCGCCCATCACAAGAGCACGTATATGTTTCTGGCCGACCGGCATGCCGGTCGGTTGCGCGCGCCGCTGCGCTGGGCGCTGCGCGCGTCATTGGCGGTACGTTCCCGCCTGATGGTGCGCAGCGCGGTGCGCGCGTCGGGCCGGGCGAGACTGGTAGAAGGGCGACACTGA
- the rfbD gene encoding dTDP-4-dehydrorhamnose reductase, whose amino-acid sequence MSGRIVITGAGGQLGGYLSSLAAGQGREVLAHSSSQWDITDPAAAERIVQRGDVVINCAAYTNVDGAETDEAGAFAVNEAGPGHLARACARAGAQLIHVSTDYVFNGDFGGAAPRPYEPSDQTAPQGVYARSKAAGEQAVLAALPEAVVVRTAWVYTGGAGKDFVAVMRRLAAGDGPVDVVDDQTGSPTYVGDLAEALLQIVDDRVPGPILHAANEGAVSRFEQARAVFEECGADPARVRPVSTDHFPRPAPRPAYSALSGGQSAAAGLRPLRPWRPALVAALAAADRPLPSTRD is encoded by the coding sequence ATGTCAGGCAGGATCGTGATCACCGGGGCCGGTGGACAGCTCGGCGGCTATTTGAGCTCGCTGGCGGCAGGTCAGGGCCGGGAGGTCCTGGCACATTCGTCGTCGCAGTGGGACATCACCGACCCCGCGGCGGCCGAACGGATCGTGCAGCGCGGTGACGTGGTGATCAACTGCGCGGCCTACACCAACGTCGACGGCGCCGAGACCGACGAGGCGGGCGCCTTCGCCGTCAACGAGGCCGGTCCCGGGCATCTGGCGCGGGCTTGCGCGCGCGCCGGCGCCCAGCTGATCCACGTCTCCACCGACTACGTCTTCAACGGCGACTTCGGTGGCGCGGCCCCGCGGCCGTACGAGCCCAGCGATCAGACCGCGCCGCAGGGCGTGTATGCGCGCAGCAAGGCCGCGGGGGAGCAGGCCGTCCTGGCCGCGCTGCCCGAGGCGGTCGTCGTGCGCACCGCCTGGGTCTACACCGGCGGCGCCGGCAAGGACTTCGTCGCCGTCATGCGCCGGCTCGCCGCCGGGGACGGCCCGGTGGACGTGGTCGACGACCAGACCGGGTCCCCGACCTACGTCGGCGACCTGGCCGAAGCGCTGCTGCAGATCGTCGACGATCGCGTGCCCGGCCCGATCCTGCACGCCGCCAACGAGGGCGCGGTCTCGCGGTTCGAGCAGGCTCGCGCCGTCTTCGAGGAATGTGGCGCCGACCCCGCGCGGGTGCGCCCGGTCAGCACGGACCACTTCCCCCGGCCGGCGCCGCGGCCGGCCTACTCCGCGCTGTCGGGCGGTCAGTCGGCGGCGGCCGGGCTGCGGCCCCTAAGGCCCTGGCGCCCCGCGCTTGTCGCCGCCCTGGCCGCGGCCGATCGACCGTTACCCTCTACGCGTGACTGA
- a CDS encoding LCP family protein produces MPVQRVVRVIATVLTLAVVVGTGIAWSNVRSFEDGIFHMSAPSLGKGGDDGAIDILLVGLDSRTDAHGNPLSQEELDTLRAGDEEATNTDTIILIRIPNNGKSATAISIPRDSYVAAPGLGKTKINGVYGQTREAKRASLVRAGDAAADAAAQGTEAGREALIKTVADLTGVTVDHYAEIGLLGFSLITDALGGVDVCLKEPVFEPLSGADFPAGPQRLSGPEALSFVRQRHELPRGDLDRVVRQQVVMASLAHRVISSKTLSSPTTVRRLEAAVQRSVVISAGWDVMDFVQQMQKLAGGNVAFATIPVLDGAGWSDDGMQSVVRVDPHQVADWVGGLLHEQEEGKTEEIAYTPAKTTASVVNDTDINGLAAAVSDVLSAKGFATGSVGNNDGGHVKASQVRAAKSDDMGAKEVSKELGGLPVIADTSLAPGAVRVVLANDYSGPGSGLSGTESIMPARVSTAGAVATNPNLPPPSPILTAGSDKPECIN; encoded by the coding sequence ATGCCTGTGCAACGTGTGGTTCGTGTGATTGCCACCGTGCTGACGCTCGCGGTCGTCGTCGGCACCGGGATCGCGTGGAGCAATGTCCGGTCCTTCGAAGACGGCATCTTTCACATGTCGGCGCCCTCGCTGGGCAAGGGCGGCGACGACGGCGCGATCGACATCCTGCTGGTCGGCCTGGACAGCCGCACCGACGCGCACGGCAACCCGCTGTCCCAGGAGGAGCTGGACACGCTGCGGGCCGGCGACGAGGAAGCCACCAACACCGACACGATCATCCTGATCCGGATCCCCAACAACGGGAAGTCGGCGACCGCGATCTCGATCCCGCGCGACTCCTACGTCGCCGCCCCCGGCCTCGGCAAGACCAAGATCAACGGCGTCTACGGCCAGACCCGGGAAGCCAAGCGCGCCAGCCTGGTCCGGGCCGGCGACGCCGCCGCGGACGCGGCCGCCCAGGGCACCGAGGCCGGCCGCGAGGCGCTGATCAAGACCGTCGCCGACCTCACCGGCGTCACCGTCGACCACTACGCCGAGATCGGCCTGCTCGGCTTCTCGCTGATCACCGACGCCCTCGGCGGCGTCGACGTCTGCCTCAAAGAGCCGGTCTTCGAACCGCTTTCGGGCGCCGACTTCCCGGCGGGCCCGCAACGGCTCAGCGGCCCCGAGGCCCTCAGCTTCGTGCGCCAGCGCCACGAACTGCCGCGCGGGGACCTGGACCGGGTGGTGCGCCAGCAGGTGGTGATGGCCTCGCTCGCCCACCGGGTCATCTCCAGCAAGACGCTGTCCAGCCCCACCACGGTGCGGCGCCTGGAAGCCGCGGTCCAGCGTTCGGTCGTGATCTCGGCCGGATGGGACGTGATGGATTTCGTGCAGCAGATGCAGAAGCTGGCCGGCGGCAACGTCGCGTTCGCCACCATCCCGGTGCTCGACGGCGCCGGCTGGAGCGACGACGGCATGCAGAGCGTGGTGCGGGTGGATCCGCACCAGGTGGCCGACTGGGTCGGTGGGCTGCTGCACGAGCAGGAAGAGGGCAAGACCGAGGAGATCGCCTACACGCCCGCGAAGACCACCGCCAGCGTCGTCAACGACACCGACATCAACGGCCTGGCCGCCGCCGTATCAGACGTGTTGAGCGCCAAGGGCTTTGCCACGGGATCGGTGGGCAACAACGATGGCGGGCACGTCAAGGCCAGCCAGGTCCGCGCCGCCAAGAGCGACGACATGGGGGCCAAGGAGGTCTCCAAGGAACTGGGCGGGTTGCCGGTGATCGCCGACACCTCGCTGGCGCCGGGCGCAGTGCGGGTGGTGCTGGCCAACGACTACAGCGGTCCGGGGTCGGGCCTGTCCGGCACCGAGTCGATCATGCCCGCCCGGGTCTCCACCGCCGGCGCGGTCGCCACCAACCCCAACCTTCCCCCGCCGTCGCCGATCCTGACCGCCGGCTCCGACAAACCGGAGTGCATAAACTAA
- a CDS encoding TIGR03089 family protein, with product MQQPSTLSGAILDPMLRADPVGPRITYYDDATGERIELSAVTLANWAAKTGNLLRDELGAGPNSRVAILLPAHWQTAAVLFGVWWIGAEATLTGAADVALCTAERLDEADDAVAGGEVAVLSLDAFGRPAPDLPIGVTDYATAVRVHGDQIVPEPRPGPALDGRSVDELLADCQNSAAARGLTSGDRVLSDKPWTEPAGLVDHLLAILAAGASLVQVAHADPAAQARRIETEKVTRVL from the coding sequence GTGCAACAACCGAGCACGCTGAGCGGGGCCATCCTCGATCCGATGCTGCGGGCCGACCCGGTCGGCCCGCGGATCACGTACTACGACGACGCCACCGGCGAGCGCATCGAGCTGTCCGCGGTGACGCTGGCGAACTGGGCCGCCAAGACGGGCAACCTGTTGCGCGACGAACTGGGGGCCGGGCCGAACAGCCGCGTCGCAATCCTGCTGCCCGCGCACTGGCAGACGGCGGCGGTGCTGTTCGGGGTGTGGTGGATCGGCGCCGAGGCGACACTGACCGGGGCGGCGGACGTCGCGCTGTGCACGGCCGAGCGCCTCGACGAGGCCGACGACGCGGTCGCGGGGGGCGAGGTCGCGGTGCTGTCGCTGGACGCGTTCGGCCGCCCGGCGCCCGACCTGCCGATCGGTGTGACCGACTACGCGACCGCGGTGCGGGTGCACGGCGACCAGATCGTCCCCGAGCCGCGCCCGGGTCCGGCGCTGGACGGGCGCTCGGTCGACGAGCTGCTGGCGGACTGTCAAAACTCCGCGGCGGCAAGGGGTTTGACGTCGGGCGACCGGGTGCTCTCCGATAAGCCGTGGACCGAACCCGCCGGCCTGGTGGATCACCTGCTGGCGATCTTGGCCGCCGGCGCCTCGCTGGTGCAGGTGGCCCACGCCGACCCCGCCGCCCAGGCGCGACGGATCGAGACGGAAAAAGTCACCCGGGTGCTGTGA
- a CDS encoding DUF1490 family protein yields the protein MAVYGLLAKAAGTVVTGLVGVTAYEVARKAVAKAPLHETAVKGAELGLRGTRKAEEAAESARLKLADVMAEARERIGEEAPTPSIADTHDHEH from the coding sequence ATGGCGGTGTACGGGCTCTTGGCGAAGGCGGCGGGAACGGTGGTCACCGGGCTGGTCGGCGTGACGGCCTACGAGGTGGCGCGCAAGGCCGTGGCCAAGGCGCCGCTGCACGAGACCGCGGTGAAGGGCGCCGAGCTCGGATTGCGTGGCACCCGCAAGGCCGAGGAGGCCGCCGAATCGGCACGGCTCAAGCTCGCCGACGTCATGGCCGAGGCCCGCGAACGCATCGGCGAGGAGGCGCCCACCCCGTCGATCGCCGACACCCACGACCACGAGCACTGA
- the ctpC gene encoding manganese-exporting P-type ATPase CtpC, which translates to MDLALVPDIADEARAKDPAPQVISDAAGRMRVAVGWVRADSRRAVAVEEAVAKCEGVRVVHAYPRTGSVVVWYSPRRCDRSAVLAAIGDAAHVAAELIPARAPHSSEIRNADVLRMVIGGAALALLGVRRYVFARPPLLGPSGRLFATGVTVFTGYPFLRGALRSLRSGRAGTDALVSAATVASLVLRENVVALTVLWLLNIGEYLQDLTLRRTRRAISELLRGSQDTAWLRLDDGNEVQVPIDTVQIGDEVVVHDHVAIPVDGEVVDGEAVVNQSAITGENLPVSIVAGMHVHAGSVVVRGRLVVRASAVGNQTTIGRIITRVEEAQHDRAPIQTIGENFSRRFVPTSFIVSAITLVITGDVRRAMTMLLIACPCAVGLATPTAISAAIGNGARRGILIKGGSHLEQAGRVDAIVFDKTGTLTVGRPVVTNIIALHKDWQPEQVLAYAASSEIHSRHPLAEAVIRSTEERHITIPPHEECEVLVGLGMRTWADGRTLLLGSPGLLRSEKVRVSKKASDWVDRLRRQAETPLLLAVDGTLVGLISLRDEVRPEAAGVLTKLRTNGIRRIVMLTGDHPDIAEVVAGELGIDEWRAEVMPEDKLAAVRELQDEGYIVGMVGDGINDAPALAAADIGIAMGLAGTDVAVETADVALANDDLHRLLDVRDLGARAVDVIRQNYGMSIAVNAAGLIIGAGGALSPVLAAILHNASSVAVVANSSRLIRYRLDAPRETATEL; encoded by the coding sequence ATGGACCTGGCCCTAGTCCCCGACATTGCGGACGAGGCGCGGGCGAAAGACCCCGCCCCGCAGGTGATCTCCGATGCCGCCGGACGGATGCGGGTCGCGGTCGGTTGGGTGCGCGCCGATTCGCGGCGCGCCGTGGCCGTCGAGGAGGCCGTCGCCAAATGTGAGGGCGTGCGCGTGGTGCACGCCTACCCGCGCACCGGGTCGGTGGTGGTCTGGTACTCGCCCCGCCGCTGCGACCGGTCCGCGGTGCTGGCGGCCATCGGCGACGCGGCCCACGTCGCCGCCGAACTGATCCCGGCGCGCGCGCCGCATTCGTCGGAGATCCGCAACGCCGACGTGCTGCGCATGGTGATCGGCGGCGCGGCGCTGGCCCTGCTCGGGGTGCGCCGCTACGTGTTCGCGCGCCCGCCGCTGCTCGGCCCCAGCGGCCGGCTGTTCGCCACCGGCGTCACCGTCTTCACCGGCTACCCCTTCCTGCGCGGCGCGCTGCGCTCGTTGCGCTCCGGGCGGGCCGGCACCGACGCGCTGGTCTCCGCGGCGACCGTCGCGAGCCTGGTGCTGCGGGAGAACGTGGTCGCGCTGACCGTGCTGTGGCTGCTCAACATCGGCGAGTACCTGCAGGACCTGACCCTGCGACGCACCCGCCGGGCCATCTCGGAGCTGTTGCGCGGCAGCCAGGACACGGCGTGGCTCCGGCTCGATGACGGCAACGAAGTCCAGGTGCCCATCGACACCGTGCAGATCGGCGACGAGGTGGTGGTGCACGACCACGTCGCGATCCCGGTCGACGGCGAGGTGGTCGACGGCGAGGCGGTGGTCAACCAGTCCGCGATCACCGGGGAGAACCTGCCCGTCAGCATCGTGGCCGGCATGCACGTGCACGCCGGTTCGGTGGTGGTGCGCGGGCGGCTGGTGGTGCGGGCCAGCGCCGTGGGCAATCAGACCACCATCGGGCGCATCATCACCCGGGTCGAAGAGGCGCAGCACGACCGGGCACCGATCCAGACCATCGGCGAAAACTTCTCCCGCCGTTTCGTTCCCACCTCGTTCATCGTCTCGGCCATCACGCTGGTGATCACCGGCGACGTGCGCCGGGCGATGACGATGCTGCTGATCGCCTGCCCGTGCGCGGTGGGTTTGGCGACCCCGACGGCGATCAGCGCCGCGATCGGCAACGGCGCGCGCCGCGGGATCTTGATCAAGGGCGGTTCGCACCTCGAGCAGGCCGGCCGGGTGGACGCGATCGTGTTCGACAAGACCGGCACGCTCACCGTCGGACGGCCGGTCGTCACCAATATCATTGCGCTGCACAAGGACTGGCAGCCCGAGCAGGTGCTGGCCTACGCGGCCAGCTCGGAGATCCACTCGCGCCACCCGCTGGCCGAGGCGGTGATCCGCTCCACCGAGGAGCGCCACATCACCATCCCGCCGCATGAGGAGTGCGAGGTGCTGGTCGGGCTGGGCATGCGGACCTGGGCCGACGGCCGGACTTTGCTGCTGGGCAGCCCCGGGCTGCTGCGCTCGGAAAAGGTCAGGGTGTCCAAGAAGGCGTCGGATTGGGTGGACAGGCTGCGACGCCAGGCCGAGACGCCGCTGCTGCTGGCGGTCGACGGCACGCTGGTGGGGTTGATCAGCCTGCGCGACGAGGTGCGGCCGGAGGCCGCCGGGGTGCTGACGAAGCTGCGCACCAACGGCATTCGCCGGATCGTGATGCTCACCGGAGATCACCCGGACATCGCCGAGGTGGTGGCGGGCGAACTCGGGATCGACGAGTGGCGCGCCGAGGTGATGCCGGAGGACAAACTCGCGGCGGTGCGCGAACTGCAGGACGAGGGCTACATCGTCGGCATGGTCGGCGACGGCATCAACGACGCGCCCGCGCTGGCGGCCGCCGACATCGGCATCGCGATGGGGCTGGCCGGAACCGACGTCGCCGTGGAGACCGCCGACGTGGCGCTGGCCAATGACGACCTGCACCGCCTGCTCGACGTGCGGGACCTGGGGGCCCGCGCCGTCGACGTCATCCGGCAGAACTATGGCATGTCCATCGCCGTCAACGCCGCCGGGCTGATCATCGGCGCGGGCGGCGCGCTGTCCCCGGTGCTGGCCGCGATCCTGCACAACGCGTCGTCGGTGGCGGTGGTGGCCAACAGCTCCCGGCTGATCCGCTACCGGTTGGATGCGCCGCGCGAGACTGCGACTGAGCTGTAA
- a CDS encoding cation transporter — MTTSAAVARECTAAHDAGWRRGAAWARRLAWFSLAVVLVEGAVGLWQGLSVGSVALTGWALGGASEALASAMVVWRFSGARTFSPNAERRAQRGVAVSFWLTAPYIAAESLRELAGEHRAETSVIGIALAALALLLMPVLGRANHRLGARLDSGATAAEGIQNYLCGAQAAGVLIGLAATALWSSAWWVDPAVGLAIAGIAVWQGVRAWRGEQCGC; from the coding sequence ATGACCACTTCGGCTGCCGTCGCGCGGGAATGCACCGCCGCGCACGACGCCGGCTGGCGGCGCGGCGCGGCGTGGGCGCGGCGGCTGGCATGGTTCAGCCTGGCCGTGGTGCTCGTCGAGGGCGCCGTCGGGCTGTGGCAGGGACTCTCGGTCGGCTCGGTAGCCCTGACCGGGTGGGCGCTCGGTGGGGCGTCGGAGGCGCTGGCCAGCGCCATGGTGGTGTGGCGGTTCAGCGGCGCGCGCACCTTCTCCCCGAACGCCGAGCGGCGCGCCCAACGCGGCGTCGCGGTGTCGTTCTGGCTGACCGCCCCCTACATCGCCGCCGAATCCCTCCGCGAGCTGGCCGGTGAACACCGCGCCGAGACATCGGTGATCGGCATCGCCCTGGCCGCCCTCGCGCTGCTGCTCATGCCGGTGCTGGGCCGCGCCAACCACCGGCTGGGCGCGCGGTTGGACTCGGGTGCCACCGCGGCCGAGGGGATCCAGAATTACCTCTGCGGCGCCCAGGCCGCCGGGGTGCTGATCGGCCTTGCCGCGACGGCGCTGTGGTCGAGCGCATGGTGGGTCGACCCCGCGGTGGGGCTTGCGATCGCCGGTATCGCCGTGTGGCAGGGCGTGCGCGCCTGGCGCGGCGAGCAGTGCGGCTGCTGA
- a CDS encoding class I SAM-dependent methyltransferase: MARTDDDTWDLATSVGATATMVAAGRARATRDGLIDDRFAEPLVRAVGVDFMTRWAAGEFDSDDVDEPGAAWGMQRMTDMLAARTRYIDAFFAEAGAANIHQVVLLASGLDARAYRLPWAAGTTVFEIDQPQVLEFKAATIAELGARPTAEVRAVPVDLRHDWPSALRQAGFDTGRPAAWAAEGLIGFLPPDAQDRLLDNITALSADGSQLVAEVFANTGTSGDALNAASEKWRRNGLDIALGDLGFPGPRNDVATYLQHKGWQPVRTPLNQLLANTGLPLQSTDPEAPFAQNYYCTAVRNAAR, encoded by the coding sequence ATGGCGCGCACCGACGACGACACCTGGGACCTGGCGACCAGCGTGGGCGCAACCGCCACCATGGTGGCCGCGGGACGGGCCCGCGCCACCCGGGACGGGCTGATCGACGACCGGTTCGCCGAGCCGCTGGTGCGCGCGGTCGGTGTCGACTTCATGACCCGGTGGGCCGCCGGTGAATTCGACTCCGACGACGTCGACGAGCCCGGTGCGGCGTGGGGCATGCAGCGCATGACCGACATGCTGGCCGCCCGCACCCGCTACATCGACGCGTTCTTCGCCGAGGCGGGCGCCGCGAACATCCACCAGGTGGTCCTCCTGGCGTCGGGTCTGGATGCGCGCGCCTACCGGCTGCCCTGGGCCGCGGGCACCACGGTGTTCGAGATCGACCAGCCGCAGGTCCTCGAATTCAAGGCCGCCACCATCGCCGAGCTCGGCGCCCGGCCGACCGCCGAGGTGCGCGCCGTCCCGGTCGACCTGCGCCACGACTGGCCGTCGGCGCTGCGCCAGGCCGGCTTCGACACCGGGCGGCCCGCCGCCTGGGCCGCCGAGGGCCTGATCGGCTTCCTGCCGCCCGACGCTCAGGACCGGTTGCTGGACAACATCACCGCGTTGTCCGCCGACGGCAGCCAGTTGGTGGCCGAGGTGTTCGCGAACACGGGCACCAGCGGGGACGCGCTGAACGCGGCGAGCGAGAAGTGGCGGCGCAACGGCCTCGACATCGCCCTGGGGGATCTGGGCTTTCCCGGGCCGCGCAACGACGTGGCGACCTACCTGCAGCACAAGGGCTGGCAGCCGGTGCGCACCCCGCTGAATCAGCTGCTGGCCAACACGGGGCTGCCGCTGCAATCGACGGACCCCGAGGCGCCCTTCGCCCAGAACTACTACTGCACCGCGGTGCGCAACGCGGCGCGTTAA
- a CDS encoding CoA transferase produces the protein MPNSKPPKPLDGFRVLDFTQNIAGPMAGQVLADLGAEVIKVEAPVGEAARHITAVLPGRPPLATLFLPHNRGKKSVMADLRSDEAKQQIMGLVDTADVVLEGFRPGVMERMGLGPDELQARNPKLIYARLSAYGGNGPQGSRPGVDLMVAAESGMTTGMPTPSGKPQIIPFQLVDAASGHVLAQAVLAALLNRERHGVADVVRVAMYDVAVSLQASQLTIHLNKPNAEAKPADSAPKPKRRKGVGFATQPSDAFKAADGYLVISAYVPKHWDKLCEIIGRPDMRDDERFIDQRARALNYPELTEELEKALAAKTADEWVRLLQEGGLMACHAYTWKQVVGTELFAENELALPVGEGEDAVTVIRTPARYSSFDADATDPPPALGQHTEKYLDAPQPAS, from the coding sequence GTGCCAAACAGCAAGCCACCCAAGCCGCTTGACGGATTCCGGGTACTCGACTTCACCCAGAACATCGCCGGGCCGATGGCCGGCCAGGTGCTGGCCGACCTGGGAGCCGAGGTCATCAAGGTCGAGGCGCCCGTCGGTGAGGCGGCCCGCCACATCACCGCGGTGCTACCCGGCCGCCCGCCGCTGGCCACCCTGTTCCTGCCCCACAACCGGGGCAAGAAGTCGGTGATGGCGGACCTGCGCAGCGACGAGGCCAAGCAGCAGATCATGGGGCTGGTCGACACCGCCGACGTTGTGTTGGAAGGGTTTCGGCCCGGCGTGATGGAACGCATGGGCCTGGGACCCGACGAGCTGCAGGCCCGCAACCCCAAACTCATCTACGCGCGCCTGTCCGCCTACGGCGGCAACGGTCCGCAGGGCAGCCGGCCCGGCGTGGACCTGATGGTCGCCGCCGAATCGGGCATGACCACCGGGATGCCCACGCCCAGCGGCAAACCCCAGATCATTCCGTTCCAGCTCGTCGACGCCGCCAGCGGCCACGTGCTGGCGCAGGCGGTGCTGGCAGCGCTGCTCAACCGCGAGCGCCACGGGGTGGCCGACGTCGTGCGCGTCGCGATGTACGACGTCGCGGTCAGCCTGCAGGCCAGCCAGCTGACCATCCACCTGAACAAGCCGAACGCCGAAGCCAAGCCTGCGGATTCGGCGCCAAAACCCAAGCGGCGCAAGGGTGTCGGGTTCGCCACCCAGCCCTCGGACGCCTTCAAGGCCGCCGACGGCTACCTGGTCATCAGCGCGTACGTGCCCAAGCACTGGGACAAGCTGTGCGAGATCATCGGCCGCCCCGACATGCGCGACGACGAACGGTTCATCGACCAGCGCGCCCGGGCGCTCAACTATCCGGAGCTGACCGAGGAACTCGAGAAGGCGCTGGCCGCCAAGACCGCCGACGAATGGGTCCGGCTGCTGCAGGAGGGTGGCCTGATGGCCTGCCACGCCTACACCTGGAAGCAGGTGGTCGGCACCGAGCTGTTCGCGGAGAACGAGCTCGCCCTGCCGGTCGGCGAGGGCGAGGACGCCGTCACCGTGATCCGCACCCCGGCGCGGTAT